One segment of Rhipicephalus sanguineus isolate Rsan-2018 chromosome 6, BIME_Rsan_1.4, whole genome shotgun sequence DNA contains the following:
- the LOC125758867 gene encoding uncharacterized protein LOC125758867, producing the protein MSLIEHYHFGNPSFFDFSITDKMMIFRSQPTVPTPTAEFLRQRNCTAYRVFMKMSKENGIDVAPVLEAARIRVPWCPFNKIVASSLTRTHTKEYLNGRKYVFSILRFKG; encoded by the exons ATGTCGCTGATTGAACACTATCACTTTGGCAATCCAAG ctttttcgatttttcgatcacggacaagatgatgatttttcgctcacaaccaacggtgccgacgccgacggcggaatttctgcg CCAGCGAAACTGCACAGCCTACCGTGTATTCATGAAGATGTCCAAGGAAAATGGAATAGACGTAGCCCCCGTGTTGGAGGCCGCGAGAATCAGAG TGCCATGGTGCCCCTTTAATAAAATCGTGGCGTCCTCATTAACCAGGACTCACACAAAAG AGTACTTAAATGGAAGGAAATACGTTTTTTCAATACTACGATTCAAAGGATAA